cggtagtttagtgacaaaggtctagtattatttctccggccatttccttggatcgatacttggttcttaccgatactttactacatatatgacggggtacacttgcctctttcgtgtgtgttttaatgtaaaagtaataatcacttttataaatttaaaatcgAATCGTGTGTTAGATTCAttgtaaaaacatgtatattcGCGCACACGTCAGTATCCTTACTGTTGCTGAGTGTTTAGAGCGTTTTGAGGCATTTGCCCAATCTCAATCTCAGTCGCGAGCCGATCAGCGGTATTAAAGTGGTAATTCAAATACCAGTACTTGCGCACCCGCCCATGGGGTGAACCATGTCACCGTGGACCCTAGTTTAGCCGCTGTTTTGGAAAACGTGACTAGGGAACTCAAAGTGTGAGTGTTGTCGGGGGGTCACGATACAAACGCGTGTCCATTGCTAGTTGGTGAGGAGCAAGTTGATTTTGTGGGAGGGGGTCAAGGTAGAGGTCAACCTAGTGGGTTTGGTAATTTTAATTCGGGTTagagaaataataataataattttaataataataataataattttcgcTCAAATGGACCTCCTGGttttcaaatagctcaaaattcaAATAGGGGTCAAGGTTCATTCTTTGGTGGGGGTTCAAATGGGCAGTTCAATAAGGGGTTCAATGGGCATGTCAGGATGGGGGTCAAATAATCAGGTTCAACCAGGTCAAGGTCCAAGTTATGATCTAGGGGGTAGTTTAGAGAGAATGGAAGTAATGATGAGTCAATTAGTTGTTAAGGACTAAACCACCCAAAAGACACTTAATGAACATGACCTTATTCTTAAGAACCACCAAGCCTCTTTCCAAGACCTTCAAAGGGTCGTAGGTGATATGTGTAGGAAGTTAGAGGAGAGATTACCCAGTCAGTTTGCGGGTAACACCCAACCGAACCCTAATGCTCATGCAAAAGCCATTACCACTCGTAGTGGCAAAACCATAGGGAACCCTAGAGTTGAGGAGGGAGTAGTTGAGGAAGAGTAGGAAATTATAGATGAAGAGATAGAGATGGAGGCTCCCGGCAAAGTGCAGTCGAGGCTAAGCCCATCAAGTACCGCACAGCCCGAGGAGTCTCAAGGTGAGAAGAAAGTAGAGAAACCACCCGTAGATGTTAGACCTTCACCTCTCATAGACCATTCGCGTGTCCCGTTTCCTACCCGTCTTAGGAACCAAAAGTACTCAAGGGAATACGGGCAATTCTTAGATATCTTCAAGCAATTGAAGATCAATCTTCCTTTCATTGAGACACTTCAATCGATGCCTAAGTATGCGAAATTCTTAAAAGACCTTCTTAGGAATAAAGAGAAGTTAGGGGAGTTGTCTAATGTCCCGTTGAATGGAGGATGTTCCGCCGTTGTTTTAAATAAGCTTCCCGGAAAGCTTACCGATCCCGGTATTTTCACTATTCCTTGTCTATTCGGTAATAATACCAACACTAGAGCCTTAGCCGACTTAGGTGCTAGCATCAATTTGATGCCCTTTTCTCTCTACGAGAAGCTAGACCTAGGAGAGCTTTCACCTACCCGAATGACATTGTCCTTAGCAGATCGGTCCGTGAAATACCCTAGGGGCATAGTTGAAAATTTGATAGTTAAGGTAGACAAGTTCGTTTTTCCCGCCGATTTCGTAATTCTTGATATGGAAGCGGATGAGAGAGTTCCTATTATACTTGGTCGTCCATTCTTGCGTATCACTAAAGCACTCATAGACGTTTATGATGGTAAGATCACCCTTAGGGTCGGTGAGGAGAGAGTTACCTTTGAGATAGAGCATTCCATGAACCACCCGAGTGGTTCAGATGACTATAGTGGTCCTTGCCATTCCGTATATTTCTTGAACTCTTTTATTCATGTGTCGATCATTGTTTAGAGTATATTAGTGGTGCAGACCTAGTGGTAGGAGAGAAGGTAGAAGAGGAGTCGAAGTTGGTAGAGGAAGTTGAAGTTGAGGGAATTCCTTTAATTCCCGAAGTGTTATCCGTTAGTGAGGACACCACCCAACCCCCACCCTTAGAGCTTAAGGTACTTCCATCGCATTTAGAGTATGCTTTCTTAGGGGAGGGTTCCGAGCTACCCGTCATTATCTCGTCAAAGTTGGGAACGGAAGAGAAGTTGAGATTGTTGGAGGTGTTGAAGGCCAACAAGGAGACCATTGCGTGGAGGTTGTCCGACATCAAGGGCATAAGCCCTTCTTATTGCACCCACCGGATACTCATGAAGGATGATTATAAACCGGTGGTACAACCTCAAAGGCGCCTCAACCCTAACATGCAAGATGTTGTGAAGAAGGAGGTTCTTAAACTCCTAGATGCCGGGATGATATATCCCATTTCCGATTCACCTTGGGTGAGTCCTACTCAGGTTTTCACTAAGAAGGGATGGATGACCGTTGTTATGAATTCTAAGAATGAGTTTATCCCTTCTCGTACGGTCACGGATTGGCTCATGTGCATCGACTGCTGAAAGTTAAATGATGCCACCCGAAAAGACCACTTCCCATTGCCCTTCATCGATCAAATGTTAGAGCGTCTCGCGggtcaacaattctattgttttctcGACGGTTTTTCCGGGTACTTCCAGATCCCCATCGCACTGGAGGATCAGGATAAGACCACTTTTACATGCCCCTATGGCACCTATGCGTtccgacgcatgccatttgggctaTGTAACGCTCCAGCTACCTTTCAGCGATGCATGGTTGCCATATTTCAGGATATGATTGAGagttccatggaggttttcatggaagATTTTTCGGTATATGGCAACTCCTTTGATGAGTGTTTGAAGAATCTCAACAAGATGTTTAAGCGGTGTGTCGAGTTAAAACTTATGTTGAATTGGCagaagtgtcacttcatggtgacAGAAGGTATCATGTTAGGACACAAAATTTTTCGGGATGGTATAGAGGTAGATCGTGCGAAAATAGATACCATTAGTAGGTTACCTCCACCCATGAGTGTGAAATCCATTCGGAGTTTTCTAGGGCATGCGGGCTTCTATAGACGCTTCATTAGGGATTTCTCTAAAATCACCCGCCCCATGACCCGTTTGCTAGAGAAAGATGTTCCATTCATCTTTGACGAGGATTGTCTTAAAGCCTTCAACTTTTTGAAGGAACAGCTTGTTAGTGCACCTATTCTTATCTCGCCCGACTGGAGCATGCCGTTTGAGCTCTTGTGCGATGCGAGTGACTATACCGTTGGAGCAGTATTAGGACAAAGAAAGGACAAGCACTTCCACCCCATATACTACGCGAGCAAAATGTTAAATGATGCTCTAGAGAACTACACCACCACGGAAAAAGAACTCTTAGCCGTAGTATTTGCTTTCGACAAATTCCGCTCATACCTCGTTCTATCCAAGACCATAGTTTTCACCGACCATTCCGCGTTgcgttttctttttcaaaagaaAGACACTAAACCCCGACTCATTCGGTGGATTCTATTGCTTAGCGAGTTTGATATTGAGATTAGAGACAAGAGAGGGGCCGAAAATGTGGCGGCCGATCATCTTTCGTGGTTAGAGGACCCTAGGCGAGAGGATATTCGTTTGGAGGAGATAGGAGATACGTTCCCTCACGAGTCTATCGAGTTTGTTGAGGCCGAAAAAGAAGGATTGCCTTGGTTTTGTGACTTAGCAAATTATCTTTCTAGTGGCAACATTGTGAAGCGAATGACTACACAACAACGAAGGAAATTCCTTAGTGAATCTAGGAAGTATGTGTGGGATGATCCTTTTCTCTTTAGGATAGGGGAGATAGGATTCTTAGACGTTGCGTGTCAAGAGAGGTGGGGAGGAACATCATTAAACATGTGCATGAGGGCCTCACGGGAGGCCATCATGGTGCATATGCCACCACTCAAAAAGTGTTTGATTGTGGCTTTTATTGGCCTAGCGTACTTCGAGATGCCGTTGAGTTGtgaagacatgtgatgcttgtcaaCAAACCGGCAATATTTCCGCCAAAGATGAGATGCCTCAAAACCCTATCCAAGTGTTGGAGGTTTTTGATGTTTGGggcatcgatttcatgggaccatttccaaACTCCAAAGGAAACCGTTACATACTCGTGGCAATCGACTATGTGTCCAAGTGGGTAGAGGCTCAAGCTCTTCCTACAAATGAAGCCCGAGTAGTGTTGAAATTCCTTAAGAAGCTCTTTTCTAGAATCGGTACACCTAAAGCCTTAATTAGTGACCATGGCACTCACTTTTGCAATGCATTGATGGAAAAATTGCTTGCACGCTATGGAGTCACTCATCGTTTGTCTACCGTATACCATCCACACACAAGTGGTCAAGTGGAGAATGTGAATCGCGGTATCAAACGAATCTTAGAGAAAACAGTTGGTAAGAATAGGAAGGATTGGTCTGACAAGCTAAACGATGCATTGTGGGCGTTTCAAACCGCCTACAAGACGCCTTTAGGAACCACACCATTCATGATCGTCTATGGAAAAGCTTGTCACCTTCCCGTAGAGTTAGAACATAGAGCGCTTTAGGCATTGAAAACCGTTAATCTTGACATGATCGAAGTCGCTAGGAAGCGTTTCTTTCAAATTCATGAGCTTGAGGAGCTTAGGGATGCGGCTTATGCTCGATCGTTGGGAATCAAGGAGAAAATGAAGGCTTCACATGATAGGAAGTTAAGAAAAGTGAAAGAGTTTAGCAAGGGGGATAAAGTGCTTCTTTACAACTCAATGTTGAAGTTGTTTGCGGGGAAGTTGAAGTCGAAGTGGTCGGGACCTTATATGGTTCACTACGCGTTTCCGTATGGAGCGGTGGAGATCATGGATGAGACGGATGTCCGTAGTTGGAAGGTGAATGGCCATCGGTTGAAGCACTACATTGGAGGAGCGATAAACAAGAACGAGATGGAGGAAACTCCTCTCGAAATCCTATCCAAAGCCGCCAATTAGTGTTTTGGGATGAAATCCCAAGTGTAGAGTATGTACCGTTTGTAATTTCGTTAGTTTTCGTATTGTTTTCATAGTTTTTCGTGTCTTTGTTTTGTGTGTTTGAGCAATTTTGCAGGAATCATACCATCGAGGAGCTGAATTTGCGAAGGAAACGACATTCCAGGTAAGTCCCTACACTTAGAAAAAATTTGGGATGGGTTGGGGAAGGTTTGGTAACACTTAGAATTTTTTCTAAGTCATAAAACTGGAATTTTTACGCACCTTTCTGTCCAACAAATTCATATTGAACCCCCTTGTCGCGTGCCGCCAACACAATTAACCCTTTCAGTCGCGTCATGTGACCACTTAAATTGAACTCCCATTTGAACCGAGCCGTGGCGCCACGCCAGAGCATACTCATTCCTCCGTAGCGGTACGCGACCACGTAACAGGTCGTTCAAAAGCCCTTTTTCTTCACTGTTCCCCAAAATCAACCTAACCCTTTACTTCTTCACCCACCATTACTCCACCGATTCTCAACCATTTTCCACCATACTTACACCCCAGTGACTGAAATTTAACCCCGAACAAAACCCACTGAATTATTTGTGCATTTACCCGCCACATCTCTTCGATTCGGGACTACCCATTACCGAAAATTTCAAATTTTCTCTTACAAAAATCAGCTATTCAGGTATGTTTCTTTTGCATCATTATCTCGTTTATATTATTTAGTCTCTTGTGTCGGTCCGTAGGTTTTAATGTAGTCATTGGGTAATGATGTTTGTCGGTCAGTTGAGTCGCTTATGTCAGGTGGTTTCAAGTCAATATTGTGTGTTTTATTTTGGGTCACTCTAGTTGGTTTCGTTTGTCCATTTAGTCATCTCAATCTTATGTCTTTGATGAGGGTCGGTCAAGAAGTCTTAGTCTGTGTCAAGTTAACTTGGTTAGGTTGTGGGAGTTGTATTTGGTCGACTTGTAGTTGGTTTTAATGGCACTCCATTGTGGCATGGGATTGGTTTGGGTACTTCAATATTTGCAGGTTGCAGATGTCTCGGGTTGGGGTATGATTGCTATGTTTGTCATATCGTAGGCTCGGGATTGCTAAAATTGAGTGTGGGGATTCGGTTGGATGAATTTTTGAGCTCAACATCATATTATTCATTGTTTTGAACCGTTTCACTAATGCATGCTAAAGTGTTCAACTTTAATGTGGTTTACACTCAATTTTGGTATCGGTTTGTGGTTTAGTTTAGGGGTGGATATGTTTGTCCGGTTGGTTATGGAACTTGCTTTGCTGAATATTGTTTGATATGGGAGGTTGACACTTGAAGTTTACACATTGCAATGAAATTAAATGTTTGCATACGGAAAACCATCCTTTAACTAGGCGGACTTTTTAAAcgctaaaattttgatttttaaaacaaaaaaagcAACTTATTTTTTAAGCAAGGTTGGACTTCAATGTCCTGTTTAGGCTCTCATTTTAATTGCGGACAATTAAAGTGCCGAGGGGGGTAACGTACATTGAGTCCAAGTTAGGGTCTTGTTAGTTAGTTTTAGTCTAGTTTGAGTCGTAGTTAGTTGTTTTTTGGGTTTACTTGCGCGTACAAGTGATTTAGgctcgcccgtactcaatctccattcgggcgagttTAGTTATCACTTAGCATTTGTAAAAAGGTAACCTGGTCTTTATTTCAGCTTTATTTTTCAGAATTAGCCGCGAAAgaaatgctatacggctattctatctttttcgaaaaaaatttataaaaatccaaaaaaatataaaattttcaaaaaaaaaaattcaaaaaaaattaaaaaatgaaaaataccaaaaatagttTGTTATTACTGATTGTCTGTTTGTTTTGTCTTGATTATATCTGTTTTGCAGACATGGCGAGCAGTTCACGCCGAGGTAGGTCTCGAAAAACAGGTGCGAGTCAGTCAGCACCACAACAAGACTCGGTTCCACAAGAAACCCCAATTATTCAGATAGCTGCCGATGATCCTAAGTTGAGAAAGATCGAGTATCAAACGTCTTATAATTTTATTCCAGATAGGAAATGTAGTAGAGCCAATCACCCGATATTGAAATTCGAGCCGAGTACACCGGGATGGAATAAATATGATAAACTGAAGAATACTGATTTGCTTCAGCACAGGGTGATAGATTGGCATTGGTTGGAGGAAATAGGGTCGAGGCAGGAAGTGTTGGACCTTTTGGGTCCAAAGTTGACTGATGCGTTGTAGTGTACACAGACGCAGTATGAGGAGCTGGTGCTGGAGTTTCACAGCACATGGATGCATATGGAGGGAAAGTTTGATCAGGGCACAGCTGTGTCTTTCAGTTTGGGTAGGCAAGTTTTTGAGATGAATATGGCGAGGTTTGCCATAGTGTCGGGTTTTTATACTGAGGAGGAAGTGAAGCAGTCAGGGTTTGTGACCAGTCTGCGGGGTGCTTATTCTACTGTTAGGGATTACAGTGTTGGTTCGGCTGAGCTGCGGAATTTTTGGAAGACGATATCCGACCACCCGTTCACGACTACGAACCTGATCACTTCGGTTCGTAACCCGATTTACAGGTATGTGTTGAAGATTTTGTCTACTACGCTGGTGGGTTGGAAATCTGGGGAGAATAAGGCAAATTGGATTGAGCTTTTCATTCTCATGTGTCGGGTAGAGAACAGGGAGATGAATTTAGCGACTGTGTTAGCAGACTCGTTCAGTAGAGGTCGTCGAGGTGGTCATCGGGCTGGGTTGGCTATGGGCCACTATATTACTCGTATCACAGAAAATTGGGGGTGTTTACCAGGTATGTTCCCCAATTTCTACATGAGGGGCCCAAAACGAAGACATTTGGGATTAGAGAGTTGCAGCAGGCAGGTATAGTGTCTTGGACTGAGCCCTACGGCTGGGAGCCGATTAGGCAGGGCCCGCAGGTGCAGCCGCCAGAGGGACATCCGGCTGAGGAAGTGATGCTTCAGGTTGATCCTACACAGCGACAGCGGCCACTACAGAGACACGAGCTACCAGCACATCAGCATCCGAGGAGGCAGCCTCCATCTGAGCCTCTCACTTTGCAGTCACTCTCTGGCTATGTGGAGCAGAGGTTTGACAGATTGGAGCATCTTATAGAGGCGATTCAGTTGGGTCAGGAGAGGCAGGATGATGCTCTCAGGTACATGATGAGCACTCATATGATGGGGATCCCAGACTTCTTTCAGCCGAGGCAGCAGGGTGGCCCAGCTGGTGCTGGTGCGAGGTTTGATCCGGATCCCCCATTCCGCGTGTTTGGTGAGAGTAGCTCTAGAGCAGCTAGACGACAGCAGGGCAGTGAGGAGTCTGCCAGCGAGGAGGAGCAGGACTAGTGTGGAGATGGCGAGGATGCAGAAACAGCAGCTGGCTATAtcttttgtttgatttttttttcttttatgctATTTTTTATCCTCATTTGTTGGTCTTTACTGATATTGATAAATGTTAAGCAGGTTGGTTGGGAAGGTTGGGTTGGTATATGGTTGAAACTGATGATATTTTGATGATATATATTACTATGTTTTGTTAGTTTGTGATGTTGATTGATATTGCGTGTCCGAGGTTAGGagttgtttgctgagcgcgtttcgAATTGGAGGGCTTATATGGAAACGACTGGCACTTCGACAGTCTCACATAGACAGCTAAATCGTTTCCCTTGTATTCTtttgtatttgtttatttatttcgtCTTTAGTTATCATTTTTAGTGTTTATGTAGTTTTTGAGTCGTATTTCCGTTCTTGCATCAGGGACAATGCAATccttaagtgtggggatgggatacatgtaaataatcgagtcttaaatatgaaaaaaaaaaattaaaagtttgaaaaatcaaaaaaacatattgaaaaatcagaaaaatgtcCTTTGAAATGAGAAGTTTGCAATTAACatggaaaatgatagaaaagatgaatttttgcttgggttcgaataataataataataatatgagataaaataaatcgagcttgtgtctagttagggatatgtggataggcctgGGTTTGattttaagtccctttgagttaatacaccttaattgtcggtctactagtgggttttcgcctgggagatatgggaaattgaaaccgccaataagaGTATAAGGGACACCGTTATAACTTAAAACCGTTAGAATTTGTGATCATGCAAAAAAAAtagtgaaaaaaataaaaatgatgagctagaaactgaatgaaagtagcgcatttctatgtagtctgggttggggatagtgactttacaaccggattaccgctaggatgtgtgaaatcgaccttgcaaagaaaagtaaaaaaagtaccgaagcctaagtaatccgagttggggatagctACTCTACAACCGGAAtgcctcttggttagggaaagcaacgtctacggGTCCTAGTACTATCCAGGTGCGAAGAAGCCCGGAGGTGACTGTAATGAGCAGAAATCTCACTCACCGGCCTAAACGACGAGCAAACACTCGAACGTGAGAGCAAGGGATTGAAAggaaaaaaatgaaagaaaagcgatgaaaaaaatggaaaaaagaaaaaaatgtgaTTGTAaattctcttggttttgatataagacggttgggaattggtccagtgatcgttcctttagttctataagcttgaggcgggagtaggtggaccgtagattctagcgtgagaccctaggtagactggccgcacttaaattaaattcacatgataagggcttgaGATTGGATTTGGGTTTAAGGGGataagtatattcgcaatcgcggctaacgtaagctttggttttaataaaatataaataatttttgACCCGAGTGATTATTCatctctgattccgttgcataattctttttcgaggacaaAAAAAGAgaaagtgtggggatatttgatgtattccAAAATACATCCTTTATGCATGTATAGTTTGAATAGTTTCCGTTAATTTTTAGCTCCGTTTTAGTTAGAATGTGCATACTATTGATCAGATTATGTTTTCCAGGTCTTAGTACTTAATATTGCTGAAAATTGAGTGAAAACGAACCATAATGCTGAAACGCCAAGTCCCGAAACAAGTTGATAAAATAGTTAGAattattttggaatttttgagAGTTGAAGCTAGAAATTTTACGCAACAGTCTGTCCATTTTGAGCAGTCGCGCTACGCCACCACGATTGAGCTCCGCCGTGGCGTCCCGCCACCAATAAAATAATGATTTCTGAAGTTTGTTgttgtcgcgctacgcgactccGAAGTACATCACCCGTCGCGCGACACGATGGGGTATTCTGACGGCGAATCTTTGTTAATCATTAGGGTTAACTATAAAAACTCAAGAAACTCATACTTAAAACCCTAATTACGATTGGAGAGCAACATAGGCGATTCTTGGAGCATTCTTGGAGCTTAATTGAAGGTTTTGAAGCCTTCGAATCAAAGGTACGAGTTCGGGACGAAGAATTGAAGACTTCCTCGGGTTTTCCAATTCCTTGTTTAttgattttctttcaaaactcGTTATCATGAATTCTCGTTTAGACATCTTTGATTTGTGTTCATTATTTAACATGCTCGGCTAAACTTTTACGCCACCTAGACTttgatgaatggattgatatAAAGTGtttacctttttcgttgtttGCATGAAtattttggattgattgtgtttagTAAAAGGTTTGGTCTATTGATTTGATGTGCATGCATACTTTAATGTGGTCTATTGTTATCAATTGCTccgtatgattcttagtgacggtctttatcacataatagagtcgtgctagggtttaggattttggtgagtgtctatatcacgtataAAATCTTAACTCTTTAGGGTGAAATTGCACAACTAGTCCCTAGAAGTAATTGTTAGTGGTTTGCTAGAttttagtgttctactagtccttaTAGCTGGAAGGTGCGGGGCTACTGAAAGATCTTACCCGGCAAATTGCTTTAGACAATCTTTGGAAAAGGTCGTGCCTTAGTTGCCCCGTCggtttattagtctatcaagtcaaattgaGAAATccaactaccctagatctatgattggAAAATAGTAGGTCAAtgttagggtacttacacaataattagacaactggaaagaTGTCTAATAACCAGTAgaattaacggcctaggtagcgccataagtttcacctcgagaagggttaaggggcttagttggtgtcttaataggtttagtattataagatcccggttccataaatCAAGCAGTTAACTTAATCAGTAATCTCTTAAAATAAATCCAGGATTCtagtctaggtggtctcgttcaTCACATAAGAAAAGCATTTGCCGTATTTCGTATTAGTCTAGTTTTAGTTTAATATTAAGTTTAAATAGATTTCCTTagattttccgtaaccccccccccccctaaacaattaaacattttaagtcgtgtctgtcagtGTCTATTAGAGTCTAGTTTAAGTGATAAATAGAGTCTCGTGGTTCGATATCTGGACTTCCTAGGGTTATACTATagtgatcggtacacttgccgattatgtggtttaggtcgagtctagatttaaagctttttagtgtctagcttagagagtctaattttagttaatttttatagtctgtttagcacacatcaagaAGCTAAGTACAAACAGAAAATGGAAGCTTATTACAACATAAGAGTCAAGCATGAACGCTTCAAGCCAGGAGACCTTGTACTTAGAAACATTGAGGCTAGTAAAAAAGAGAACCAAGGAAAACTTGGCCCAAAGTGGGAAGGGCCATACACAATCCTTGAAGCACACAAGGGTGGATCATATAAACTGGCTGAGCGTAAGGTAAAAAGCT
This genomic stretch from Helianthus annuus cultivar XRQ/B chromosome 8, HanXRQr2.0-SUNRISE, whole genome shotgun sequence harbors:
- the LOC110870173 gene encoding uncharacterized protein LOC110870173, which produces MEAPGKVQSRLSPSSTAQPEESQGEKKVEKPPVDVRPSPLIDHSRVPFPTRLRNQKYSREYGQFLDIFKQLKINLPFIETLQSMPKYAKFLKDLLRNKEKLGELSNVPLNGGCSAVVLNKLPGKLTDPGIFTIPCLFGNNTNTRALADLGASINLMPFSLYEKLDLGELSPTRMTLSLADRSVKYPRGIVENLIVKVDKFVFPADFVILDMEADERVPIILGRPFLRITKALIDVYDGKITLRVGEERVTFEIEHSMNHPSGSDDYSEYISGADLVVGEKVEEESKLVEEVEVEGIPLIPEVLSVSEDTTQPPPLELKVLPSHLEYAFLGEGSELPVIISSKLGTEEKLRLLEVLKANKETIAWRLSDIKGISPSYCTHRILMKDDYKPVVQPQRRLNPNMQDVVKKEVLKLLDAGMIYPISDSPWVSPTQVFTKKGWMTVVMNSKNEFIPSRTVTDWLMCIDC